The proteins below come from a single Gordonia pseudamarae genomic window:
- a CDS encoding sigma-54-dependent Fis family transcriptional regulator produces MSDTYGQQLRVAAARADFLEYGPEGAAGVDDMVVASWRRSLSAGVDVDHHRATYHADIDFDSRLARCARPVIERLTDDMTDIPVTIALTDSAARIIDRRDGSPAVGRILDRVEFARGYSYAEGGVGTNGVGTVFEVGAPVTVIGSEHFTQSLVQFACTGAPVIDPLTRRVAGVLDVSTLAESWNPLVTALVRSAAADISRNLLYDRSQAKRAVFESFLRADNRFRHAVVAVGKSGPTPGAGGTVMLNDRARALLGDDAQQKVTQFAEYLAEKCDSSAHSMPLADGRRIRLRAHPVTCGPDIVGVVAVFDDERSALPASPDSPRTSQRPRTPDRPAGDERGPVAERTPGTSAGNAGWAAAAEEFTRAVHAHEGVLILGESGSGRTTLAADTFRGVYELGEVIVLDAVHLDDVGAPGTPESAGLLVLRHVDKVGPDALGTLTSVIDRARGAGYQVAVTAEPVREGPAVHAALLGHLNRTVLVPPLRLRGDELPGLAGNLLKQLSPQGKSRIGPDALEVIRGYAWPGNIPRLRQALIHALRSRPVGEIQAGDLPGFCRTTSTRRLTTLEIGERDSIIAALAEHDGNRVRAAAALGISRSSLYRKIGAYGLSGV; encoded by the coding sequence ATGTCCGACACCTATGGGCAACAACTGCGGGTGGCCGCGGCCCGGGCCGACTTCCTCGAGTACGGACCGGAGGGCGCGGCCGGCGTCGACGATATGGTTGTGGCATCGTGGCGGCGCAGCCTGTCCGCCGGGGTCGACGTCGATCATCACCGCGCCACCTATCACGCCGACATCGACTTCGACTCCCGACTGGCACGCTGCGCACGGCCGGTGATCGAACGGCTCACCGACGACATGACCGACATCCCGGTCACTATCGCGCTGACCGATTCGGCGGCCCGCATCATCGACCGGCGCGACGGTTCGCCCGCGGTCGGCAGGATCCTGGACCGGGTGGAGTTCGCACGCGGATACTCCTACGCCGAGGGCGGGGTCGGCACCAACGGGGTGGGTACCGTGTTCGAGGTCGGTGCACCGGTCACGGTCATCGGTTCCGAGCACTTCACCCAGTCACTGGTCCAGTTCGCCTGCACGGGGGCGCCTGTCATCGACCCGCTGACCCGGCGGGTGGCCGGTGTCCTGGATGTGAGCACCCTGGCCGAGAGCTGGAATCCACTGGTCACCGCGCTGGTACGGTCGGCCGCCGCCGACATCTCCCGCAACCTGCTGTACGACCGGAGCCAGGCCAAACGTGCTGTGTTCGAATCATTTCTGCGCGCCGACAACAGATTCCGCCACGCGGTGGTGGCCGTCGGGAAGTCCGGCCCCACCCCGGGTGCGGGCGGGACGGTGATGCTCAACGACCGGGCCCGGGCGCTGCTCGGCGACGACGCCCAGCAGAAGGTGACCCAGTTCGCCGAGTATCTCGCCGAAAAATGCGACAGCTCAGCGCATTCGATGCCTCTGGCGGACGGCCGCAGGATCCGGCTGCGCGCCCACCCCGTCACCTGCGGGCCCGATATCGTCGGGGTGGTGGCTGTGTTCGACGACGAGCGTTCCGCACTGCCCGCATCCCCGGACAGCCCGCGGACCTCGCAGCGGCCACGGACCCCCGACCGCCCGGCCGGCGATGAGCGCGGGCCGGTCGCGGAGCGGACCCCGGGCACTTCGGCGGGCAATGCCGGTTGGGCGGCCGCCGCAGAGGAGTTCACCCGTGCCGTCCACGCGCATGAGGGCGTGTTGATTCTGGGCGAATCAGGTTCGGGAAGAACAACACTGGCTGCCGACACGTTCCGGGGTGTGTATGAGCTCGGGGAGGTGATCGTGCTTGACGCGGTGCATCTCGACGACGTCGGGGCACCCGGGACGCCTGAGAGCGCGGGCCTGCTGGTGCTCCGCCACGTCGACAAGGTCGGACCGGACGCCCTCGGCACCCTCACCTCCGTCATCGACCGCGCCCGCGGGGCCGGCTACCAGGTGGCGGTCACCGCCGAACCCGTGCGCGAGGGTCCGGCCGTTCACGCGGCACTGCTGGGACACCTGAACCGCACCGTGCTGGTGCCGCCGTTGCGGCTGCGCGGCGACGAGTTGCCCGGACTGGCCGGGAATCTTCTGAAACAGCTTTCCCCGCAGGGTAAAAGCCGGATCGGACCGGACGCGCTGGAGGTCATCCGGGGGTACGCGTGGCCGGGCAACATCCCCCGGCTACGCCAGGCACTGATCCACGCGCTGCGCAGCCGCCCGGTCGGCGAGATCCAGGCCGGCGACCTGCCGGGATTCTGCCGGACCACCTCCACCCGCAGACTCACCACGCTCGAGATCGGTGAACGCGACAGCATCATCGCCGCGCTCGCCGAACACGACGGCAATCGGGTGCGGGCCGCGGCGGCGCTCGGAATCTCCCGCAGCTCGCTGTACCGCAAGATCGGCGCATACGGGCTGTCCGGGGTATAG
- a CDS encoding flavin-containing monooxygenase, whose translation MADTTLDALVIGAGVAGLYELHLLREQGLSVRAYDAASGVGGTWYWNRYPGAKFDSEAYIYQYLFDEDLYRNWSWSCRFPGQEEIERWLNYVADTLDLRRDIQFDTRIDSAVFNEDTGRWLVTTDTGDTIDTQYVVTCCGMLSAPMTDLFPGQNDFAGTLVHTSRYPKEGIDFAGKRVGVIGNGATGIQVVQTIADQVTELEVFIRTPQYALPMKNTPYGPEDVAWYQSRLEEFRQNLPNTFTGFEYDFTDTWEELTPDQRRERLEEIYAGGSLQLWLASFSELFFDPAIAEEISEFVREKMRARLKDSDLIELLIPTDYSFGSHRVPLESDYLEVYHRDNVTAVPVRNNPIARIVPEGIVLEDGSLHELDVIIMATGFDAGTGALTRIDIRGRDGRSLTEDWGRDIRTTMGLMVHGYPNLLTTAVPLAPSAALCNMTTCLQHQAEWISEAVRYMRAHGKSVIEPTAEGEEVWVAHHDETAGATLFSRTDSWYNGANVPGKPRRVLSYTGGVGAYRQATLDDAAAGYKSFQFS comes from the coding sequence ATGGCCGATACAACATTGGACGCACTCGTCATCGGGGCAGGCGTCGCCGGCCTGTACGAACTGCACCTGCTGCGCGAGCAGGGACTGTCCGTACGGGCATACGACGCCGCGTCCGGAGTCGGGGGCACCTGGTACTGGAACCGCTATCCGGGCGCGAAGTTCGACTCCGAAGCCTACATCTACCAGTACCTTTTCGACGAGGACCTGTACCGGAACTGGAGCTGGAGCTGCCGTTTCCCCGGGCAGGAGGAGATCGAGCGGTGGCTCAACTACGTCGCCGACACCCTGGACCTGCGTCGCGACATCCAGTTCGACACCCGCATCGACAGCGCGGTGTTCAACGAGGACACCGGCCGCTGGCTGGTCACCACCGACACCGGTGACACCATCGACACCCAGTACGTGGTCACCTGCTGCGGCATGCTGTCGGCGCCGATGACCGATCTGTTTCCCGGGCAGAACGACTTCGCCGGCACCCTGGTGCACACCAGCCGCTACCCGAAGGAAGGTATCGACTTCGCCGGCAAACGGGTCGGCGTCATCGGCAATGGCGCGACCGGCATCCAGGTTGTACAGACCATCGCCGACCAGGTCACCGAGCTGGAGGTGTTCATCCGCACCCCGCAGTACGCGCTGCCGATGAAGAACACCCCGTACGGCCCCGAGGACGTCGCCTGGTACCAGTCCCGGCTCGAGGAGTTCCGGCAGAACCTGCCCAACACGTTCACCGGGTTCGAATACGACTTCACCGACACCTGGGAGGAACTGACTCCCGACCAGCGCCGCGAGCGCCTGGAGGAGATCTACGCCGGCGGATCGCTCCAGCTGTGGCTGGCCTCGTTCTCCGAGTTGTTCTTCGACCCCGCGATCGCCGAGGAGATCTCCGAATTCGTGCGCGAGAAGATGCGGGCGCGGCTCAAGGATTCCGACCTCATCGAGTTGCTCATCCCCACCGACTACAGCTTCGGCAGTCACCGGGTTCCACTCGAGTCCGACTACCTGGAGGTGTATCACCGCGACAATGTGACCGCGGTTCCGGTGCGCAACAACCCGATCGCCCGCATCGTCCCGGAGGGGATCGTGCTCGAGGACGGCAGTCTGCACGAACTCGACGTGATCATCATGGCCACCGGGTTCGATGCCGGCACCGGGGCGCTGACCCGGATCGACATCCGTGGCCGGGATGGACGTTCGCTCACCGAGGACTGGGGTCGCGACATCCGCACCACCATGGGCCTGATGGTGCACGGTTACCCGAACCTGCTGACCACCGCCGTCCCACTCGCGCCGTCGGCGGCGCTGTGCAACATGACCACCTGCCTGCAGCATCAGGCCGAATGGATCTCCGAGGCCGTCAGGTACATGCGTGCGCACGGCAAGTCGGTGATCGAACCGACCGCCGAAGGGGAGGAGGTCTGGGTCGCGCACCACGACGAAACGGCAGGTGCCACCCTGTTCAGTCGGACAGATTCTTGGTACAACGGTGCGAACGTGCCCGGAAAGCCGCGCCGCGTGCTCTCCTACACAGGCGGGGTCGGCGCCTACCGGCAGGCGACGCTCGATGACGCGGCTGCCGGCTACAAGAGTTTCCAGTTCAGCTGA
- a CDS encoding serine hydrolase domain-containing protein: MTSVSQAIDRTAFGSAADAVLAAATEGDARVPGVVAMVTDRSGNLYEGAAGVRRVGTDDAITTDDVFALFSTTKAITATAALQLVEAGRLDLDAPAAEYAPKIGELQVLEGFDDAGNPVQRAPRSQPTTRQLLTHTGGFGYDFFDVNYCRLAVEHGQPSVITATAAALDTPLLFDPGERWQYGSNLDWVGQVVEGIVGDRLGKVFADKIFAPLGIENLSFELRADFRPRLAQIHSRADDGSLTPMDLELPSPPEVDMGGHGLYGTVGDYMKFIRMWLNDGAGENGRVLAESTVEMALRNHLGDLPVTALPGVIPSLSNDAEFFPGQSKSWSLPFMINNEKAPTGRPAGAQGWAGLANLFYWIDRENGYGGYWATQILPFGDPTSFTRYLELETALYDALG, encoded by the coding sequence ATGACCAGTGTCTCCCAGGCAATCGATCGCACCGCATTCGGTTCGGCCGCCGACGCCGTCCTGGCCGCGGCCACCGAAGGCGATGCCCGTGTCCCCGGCGTTGTCGCGATGGTGACCGACCGCAGTGGCAACCTCTACGAGGGGGCCGCGGGTGTGCGCCGTGTCGGCACCGACGACGCGATCACCACCGACGATGTGTTCGCCCTCTTCTCCACCACCAAGGCGATCACCGCGACGGCGGCCCTGCAACTCGTCGAGGCCGGTCGGCTCGATCTCGACGCACCGGCAGCCGAATACGCGCCCAAGATCGGTGAGCTGCAGGTGCTCGAAGGGTTCGACGACGCCGGCAACCCGGTTCAGCGCGCACCCAGGTCGCAGCCCACCACCCGCCAGCTTCTCACGCACACAGGCGGTTTCGGATACGATTTCTTTGACGTCAACTACTGCCGGCTGGCCGTGGAACACGGCCAGCCCAGTGTCATCACCGCGACGGCGGCCGCGCTCGACACGCCGCTGCTGTTCGATCCGGGTGAGCGCTGGCAGTACGGCAGTAACCTGGACTGGGTGGGTCAGGTCGTCGAGGGGATCGTCGGTGACCGACTCGGAAAGGTATTCGCCGACAAGATCTTCGCCCCGCTCGGCATAGAGAATCTGAGTTTCGAGCTGCGCGCTGACTTCCGGCCGCGGCTGGCGCAGATCCACAGTCGCGCCGACGACGGTTCGCTCACCCCGATGGATCTGGAACTGCCGTCGCCGCCGGAGGTCGACATGGGCGGCCACGGCCTGTACGGCACCGTCGGCGACTACATGAAGTTCATCCGTATGTGGCTCAACGACGGTGCGGGCGAAAACGGCCGGGTGCTGGCCGAATCGACCGTCGAGATGGCCTTGCGCAATCATCTCGGCGATCTTCCGGTGACCGCGCTGCCCGGAGTGATCCCGTCGTTGTCCAACGACGCCGAGTTCTTCCCCGGGCAGTCCAAGTCGTGGTCGCTGCCGTTCATGATCAACAACGAGAAGGCCCCGACCGGACGTCCTGCGGGTGCGCAGGGCTGGGCGGGGCTGGCGAATCTGTTCTACTGGATCGACCGCGAGAACGGCTACGGCGGCTACTGGGCCACCCAGATCCTGCCATTCGGTGACCCGACGTCGTTCACCAGGTACCTCGAGCTGGAGACTGCCCTGTACGACGCTCTCGGCTGA
- a CDS encoding TerD family protein yields MTALSKGQNAPLPTPEVIVSIDVGASADVSALLVTASGKVRTDNDFVFYNQTTGPGVRLLPGAGLSQLHISTGQIPAEIDAVRAVITLDDATSSFGRFAPPTARVGDSSGRELYSYTIGELSSESVVIALEIYRRNADWKVRAVGQGYAGGFADLVRDHGVSVDDTPAAPPAPSYQQPPAQQPPAPPYQQPPAPSYQPPQSSYQPPQSFPPPAGYGAPPAAAGAPPEVNLSKNRPVSLVKGQKVTLRKDGGVKLTDVQMGLGWDPAQAKSMFGRSRASSIDLDASVLMFSQGRCADVVYFGHLKSEDFSIQHSGDNLTGEGDGDDEVVSVALQNVAPSIDALVFIVTSYRGQTFEEVDNAYCRLVDMTTGAELARYTLRGGMPFTGVTMAVIKREGGDWKLTAIGEGFQGKTPKDALPHVQKYA; encoded by the coding sequence GTGACCGCATTGTCGAAGGGCCAGAATGCCCCGCTGCCGACACCCGAGGTAATCGTCTCCATCGACGTCGGCGCCTCGGCGGATGTGTCCGCGTTGCTGGTCACCGCCTCCGGCAAGGTGCGCACCGACAACGACTTCGTGTTCTACAACCAGACCACCGGTCCCGGTGTGCGCCTGCTGCCGGGTGCCGGACTGTCGCAACTGCATATCAGCACCGGCCAGATCCCTGCCGAGATCGATGCCGTCCGGGCCGTGATCACCCTCGACGACGCGACGTCGTCGTTCGGCCGGTTCGCACCGCCCACCGCGCGGGTCGGCGACAGCTCAGGCCGTGAGCTGTACTCGTACACGATCGGCGAGCTCTCGTCGGAGTCGGTGGTGATCGCGCTGGAGATCTATCGCCGTAACGCGGACTGGAAGGTCCGGGCGGTCGGGCAGGGTTATGCGGGTGGCTTCGCCGACCTGGTCCGTGACCACGGTGTGAGCGTCGACGACACACCCGCCGCGCCGCCGGCCCCGTCCTACCAGCAGCCACCGGCCCAGCAGCCGCCCGCGCCGCCGTATCAGCAACCGCCCGCGCCGTCGTACCAGCCGCCGCAGTCGTCCTACCAGCCGCCGCAGTCGTTCCCGCCGCCGGCCGGTTACGGCGCTCCGCCCGCGGCCGCCGGAGCTCCGCCGGAGGTCAACCTGAGCAAGAACCGGCCGGTCAGCCTCGTCAAGGGGCAGAAGGTGACGTTACGCAAGGACGGCGGCGTCAAACTGACCGACGTGCAGATGGGTCTGGGCTGGGATCCGGCGCAGGCCAAATCGATGTTCGGCCGCAGCCGCGCCAGTTCCATCGACCTCGACGCGTCGGTGCTGATGTTCTCGCAGGGCCGCTGCGCCGATGTCGTCTACTTCGGTCACCTCAAGAGCGAGGACTTCTCGATCCAGCATTCGGGCGACAACCTCACCGGTGAGGGCGACGGCGACGACGAGGTGGTGAGTGTCGCGCTGCAGAACGTGGCTCCCAGCATCGACGCCCTCGTCTTCATCGTCACCTCCTACCGCGGCCAGACCTTCGAGGAGGTCGACAACGCCTACTGCCGCCTGGTCGACATGACCACCGGCGCCGAGCTGGCCCGCTACACCCTGCGGGGCGGGATGCCGTTCACGGGTGTGACGATGGCGGTGATCAAACGCGAGGGCGGCGACTGGAAGCTCACCGCCATCGGCGAGGGCTTCCAGGGCAAGACCCCGAAAGACGCTCTGCCACACGTGCAGAAGTACGCGTAG
- a CDS encoding HAD family hydrolase, protein MIFSEAAMGPEQFGRLDLRCVEIHEDAPLSYMTADAVNMLGNLAATAPVVPVTTRTPKQYKRIELPGSPFRYAVVSSGGRIITDGADDKRWRTQIDAQLSDAGADLDTVVAELTSRIDRSWVKKLRIADDLFCYIVVHTERQPAGFIAEWTGWCAERGWTVSQQGRKIYAQPATVTKSAALAEVRRRLIDDGALDAYAPVLAAGDGLLDADMLEAADRGIRPAHGELHELGFHREHVRVTATAGALAGEEILSWFHAAIPGTGAA, encoded by the coding sequence ATGATCTTCTCCGAGGCCGCGATGGGCCCCGAACAGTTCGGGCGCCTCGACCTGCGCTGCGTGGAGATCCATGAGGACGCGCCGCTGTCGTACATGACCGCCGACGCGGTGAACATGCTCGGCAACCTGGCCGCGACGGCCCCCGTAGTTCCGGTGACCACCCGAACTCCCAAGCAGTACAAGCGCATCGAGCTTCCGGGGAGCCCGTTTCGGTACGCGGTGGTGTCCAGCGGTGGGCGGATCATCACCGACGGGGCGGACGACAAGCGCTGGCGGACGCAGATCGACGCCCAACTGTCGGATGCGGGCGCCGATCTCGACACGGTGGTAGCCGAACTGACGTCGCGGATCGACCGGTCGTGGGTCAAGAAGTTGCGCATCGCCGACGACCTGTTCTGTTACATCGTGGTGCACACCGAACGGCAGCCCGCCGGATTCATCGCGGAGTGGACGGGCTGGTGTGCCGAGCGCGGCTGGACCGTCTCCCAGCAGGGCCGCAAGATCTACGCCCAGCCCGCCACCGTCACCAAGAGCGCGGCGCTGGCCGAGGTACGCCGCCGCCTCATCGACGACGGCGCCCTCGACGCCTACGCGCCCGTGCTCGCCGCCGGTGACGGCCTGCTCGACGCCGACATGCTCGAGGCCGCCGATCGCGGCATCCGGCCCGCGCACGGCGAACTGCACGAGCTCGGATTCCACCGTGAGCACGTGCGGGTCACCGCGACCGCCGGCGCGCTGGCAGGCGAGGAAATCCTGTCCTGGTTCCACGCCGCGATACCCGGTACGGGCGCCGCCTGA
- a CDS encoding cysteine protease StiP family protein, with protein MSTPTTPPLSGPEFGSYGPDEVTWLLKDLSHVALEGAIADREKAIQSGRAHYAESLPVEFQPDAEYQKLFRTTLSESADRLAVAIGAVTDLLIADRGTDLTLVSLARAGTPVGILMRRWAGRIHGLDLPHYTISIVRDRGIDSVALDYITGRHRPESVVFVDGWTGKGAIARELSAALAGYAAAGGPALSDDLAVLADPGYCVRTFGTRDDFLIASACLNSTVSGLVSRTVLNSDHIGPGEFHGAKFYRELAPYDMSNLLLDTVTDRFSAVREAAAHQCAQVLATDREPTWAGWRSIEQVQHRYGLGSINFVKPGVGETTRVLLRRVPRKILVDAPDRPEHEHIRLLAAQREVPVEVVDRLAYSCVGLIKESTE; from the coding sequence TTGAGCACACCGACCACACCGCCCCTGTCCGGCCCGGAGTTCGGCTCGTACGGCCCGGACGAGGTGACCTGGCTGCTCAAGGACCTCTCACACGTGGCGCTCGAGGGCGCCATCGCCGACCGGGAGAAGGCCATCCAGTCGGGTCGGGCGCACTACGCGGAGTCGCTGCCGGTGGAGTTTCAGCCCGACGCGGAGTACCAGAAGCTGTTTCGCACGACGCTGTCCGAGAGCGCCGACCGCCTGGCCGTCGCCATCGGTGCCGTCACCGATCTGCTGATCGCCGACCGCGGCACCGACCTGACTCTGGTGTCGTTGGCCCGGGCGGGCACCCCCGTCGGCATCCTGATGCGCCGCTGGGCCGGTCGCATACACGGGCTCGACCTGCCGCACTACACCATCTCGATCGTGCGGGATCGCGGAATCGACTCGGTGGCACTCGATTACATCACCGGTCGGCATCGCCCGGAGTCAGTGGTGTTCGTCGACGGCTGGACCGGCAAGGGTGCCATCGCCCGGGAACTGAGCGCGGCCCTGGCCGGATACGCCGCGGCGGGTGGCCCGGCGCTGTCCGACGATCTGGCCGTCCTGGCCGATCCAGGGTACTGCGTGCGCACCTTCGGCACCCGCGACGACTTCCTCATCGCCTCGGCGTGCCTCAACTCGACGGTGTCGGGGCTGGTGTCGCGCACCGTGCTCAACAGCGACCACATCGGTCCCGGTGAGTTCCACGGCGCCAAGTTCTACCGCGAGCTGGCCCCCTATGATATGTCAAATCTACTGCTGGACACCGTCACCGATCGTTTTTCCGCGGTCCGGGAGGCCGCCGCGCACCAGTGCGCCCAGGTACTGGCCACCGATCGGGAGCCGACGTGGGCGGGCTGGCGGTCCATCGAACAGGTCCAGCATCGGTACGGCCTGGGATCGATCAATTTCGTCAAACCCGGAGTCGGCGAAACCACCCGCGTACTGCTGCGCCGGGTGCCGAGGAAGATCCTCGTCGACGCGCCCGATCGCCCTGAACACGAACATATCCGGCTGCTGGCCGCCCAGCGTGAAGTGCCCGTCGAAGTCGTCGACAGGCTGGCGTATTCGTGCGTCGGACTGATCAAGGAGAGCACCGAGTGA
- a CDS encoding phosphoribosyltransferase family protein, whose translation MSAGIDRDTGRTWVGEAFAVRLEGEGVGDLVRLGLRRNPKRAHLLVSTVLGKHIPTDPALVRGAADRLADLVVDRIGTELSATATVLGFAETATGLGHCVSDRMGAACYLHSTRRRGDGVTVTATFEEGHSHATTHLIEPTDAALFAPDDPATEVPLVLVDDEISTGATALEAIAALHEQYPRPFYVVASLVDMRDAGQRRQCETEADRLGVRVDFVALAHGSIDLPAGFTEQVCGLAAPRLNPAGPVAGRLTTVRTPWPAGVPDGGRHGFLRADAAPFDEAAVAVSSAAAAPLDPASPVVVIGHEEFMYLPLCVAEHLAQEGFSVTYQTSTRSPAYVLDEPGYPLRRGFEFPAPEGDHTAKRYLYNALAPGEAADPGASQVVFVCDRPADTDELYAPGGLTDVLTRSGHDVVVVVVDTPSQRSLRMSREVAR comes from the coding sequence GTGAGCGCCGGGATCGATCGCGATACCGGCCGGACCTGGGTGGGCGAGGCATTCGCGGTACGGCTCGAGGGTGAAGGGGTCGGCGACCTGGTGCGTCTGGGCCTGCGCCGCAATCCCAAACGGGCACATCTGCTGGTGTCGACGGTGCTGGGCAAGCACATCCCCACCGACCCGGCGCTGGTACGCGGTGCCGCCGACCGGCTCGCCGACCTCGTCGTCGACCGCATCGGGACGGAATTATCCGCTACGGCAACGGTACTCGGCTTCGCCGAGACCGCCACCGGACTGGGACACTGCGTCTCCGACCGGATGGGCGCGGCCTGCTACCTGCATTCGACGCGCCGGCGCGGCGACGGGGTCACGGTCACCGCGACGTTCGAGGAGGGGCATTCGCACGCCACCACCCACCTGATCGAACCCACCGACGCCGCACTGTTCGCCCCCGACGATCCCGCCACCGAGGTGCCCCTCGTTCTGGTCGATGACGAGATATCCACCGGTGCAACGGCTCTGGAGGCCATCGCGGCCCTGCACGAGCAGTATCCGCGGCCGTTCTATGTGGTGGCCTCGCTGGTGGACATGCGTGACGCCGGGCAGCGGCGACAGTGCGAGACCGAGGCCGACCGGCTGGGGGTGCGGGTCGACTTCGTGGCCCTCGCGCACGGAAGCATCGACCTGCCGGCCGGGTTCACCGAGCAGGTGTGCGGACTCGCCGCACCGCGACTCAACCCGGCCGGCCCGGTCGCCGGCCGGCTCACCACGGTACGGACGCCCTGGCCGGCCGGCGTCCCCGACGGCGGTCGGCACGGGTTCCTCCGCGCCGACGCCGCACCGTTCGACGAGGCCGCCGTCGCGGTGAGCAGCGCGGCGGCGGCGCCGCTCGATCCGGCGTCGCCGGTGGTGGTGATCGGGCACGAGGAGTTCATGTACCTGCCACTCTGCGTTGCCGAACATCTTGCACAGGAGGGATTCTCGGTGACCTACCAAACCTCGACGCGCTCACCCGCGTACGTCCTGGACGAGCCCGGATATCCGCTGCGGCGCGGCTTCGAGTTCCCCGCCCCCGAGGGCGACCACACCGCCAAACGGTATCTGTACAACGCGCTGGCACCGGGGGAGGCGGCCGATCCCGGCGCCTCGCAGGTGGTCTTCGTGTGCGACCGGCCCGCCGACACCGACGAACTGTACGCGCCGGGCGGCCTCACCGACGTCCTCACCCGTTCCGGGCACGATGTGGTCGTGGTCGTGGTGGACACGCCTTCCCAACGGTCGCTGCGCATGTCCCGGGAGGTGGCCCGTTGA
- a CDS encoding HpcH/HpaI aldolase/citrate lyase family protein — protein sequence MSTPRLRHFRHLDDDVIDHLFLHRPRPVGHDDATRVLALALGATLYVPGDRDDLAGTIGRRFAGGLTSMVIDLEDAVADHDEDHAAACAVAALDELAGTPAAAMLLFVRTRSPERIPKIAAELGAGRTALSGFVLPKFTAAAAHDWLDAVTRASQVLDKKLYAMPVLESPEIVHRETRDTELARISECLNTYRRHVLAVRIGATDMCGMFGIRRDRDLTIYDVRVAADAIASIINYLGRCDGTGHVVTGPVWEYFADHERLFRPTLRQTPFAEHDAVLFRQHLVSRDIDGLLREIALDRANGMHGKTVIHPTHVAAVHALSAVTHEEYHDAVDIIGGQAGGVRPSTYRNKMNELKPHRHWAQAVLDRAHVFGVTNPNITFVDLLTALVPA from the coding sequence ATGAGCACGCCCCGACTCCGGCACTTCCGCCATCTCGATGACGACGTGATCGATCACCTGTTCCTGCATCGCCCCCGGCCGGTCGGGCACGACGATGCCACGCGCGTCCTGGCGCTGGCGCTGGGGGCGACGCTGTACGTCCCCGGTGACCGCGACGATCTGGCGGGCACGATCGGCAGACGATTCGCCGGCGGGCTTACCTCGATGGTCATCGACCTCGAGGACGCCGTCGCCGATCACGACGAGGATCACGCCGCCGCCTGCGCCGTGGCGGCCCTGGACGAGCTGGCCGGTACACCGGCCGCGGCGATGCTGTTGTTCGTGCGCACCCGCAGCCCGGAACGGATCCCGAAGATCGCCGCCGAACTGGGTGCCGGCCGCACCGCGCTGTCGGGCTTCGTGTTGCCCAAATTCACCGCGGCCGCCGCCCACGACTGGCTCGACGCCGTGACGCGGGCCTCGCAGGTGCTCGACAAGAAGCTCTACGCGATGCCGGTGCTGGAGTCACCGGAGATCGTGCACCGCGAGACCCGGGACACCGAACTCGCGCGGATATCCGAGTGCCTCAACACCTATCGCCGGCATGTGCTGGCCGTGCGGATCGGCGCCACGGACATGTGCGGGATGTTCGGCATCCGCCGTGACCGCGACCTGACCATCTACGACGTCCGGGTGGCCGCCGACGCAATCGCGAGCATCATCAACTATCTCGGCCGGTGCGACGGCACCGGGCATGTGGTCACCGGCCCGGTGTGGGAGTACTTCGCCGACCACGAACGGTTGTTCCGGCCGACGCTGCGGCAGACCCCGTTCGCCGAACACGACGCGGTGCTGTTCCGCCAGCATCTGGTGAGCCGCGATATCGACGGGCTGCTACGCGAGATCGCGCTCGACCGGGCCAACGGCATGCACGGCAAGACCGTCATCCATCCCACCCACGTCGCGGCTGTGCACGCCCTTTCGGCGGTGACCCACGAGGAGTACCACGACGCCGTCGACATCATCGGCGGGCAGGCTGGCGGCGTGCGTCCGTCGACATACCGCAACAAGATGAATGAACTGAAACCGCACCGTCATTGGGCACAGGCAGTGCTCGACCGGGCGCATGTTTTCGGCGTGACCAATCCAAACATCACCTTCGTCGACCTCCTGACGGCGCTGGTTCCGGCGTGA